From the Panulirus ornatus isolate Po-2019 chromosome 58, ASM3632096v1, whole genome shotgun sequence genome, one window contains:
- the LOC139766806 gene encoding uncharacterized protein, with amino-acid sequence MMLKVVLCAVLVVGVIGEEKKTNATRDKRGYSSGSHGGYGGGIGGHGGGGSYLVVGGGGGGGHGPSAADVANQAAAQATAAAAGLGGAAHAAASGAASSAAAAASAAAQTAQAAAASKQAQAAQITQAAQGAQAAAFAEGSLASKANIAYQAAKVTASMAHSLAANIAQILSEARALANQAANSLAEQQNFLAAQRTMAWQAQQAANSLNQQQYVALNDLEDASGAAAQAQAAATKAISRAKGNSGHGYGR; translated from the exons ATGATGTTAAAAGTTGTCTTGTGCGCCGTCCTTGTTGTTG gGGTGATTGGAGAGGAAAAGAAGACTAACGCTACGAGG GATAAGCGAGGGTACTCGTCCGGTTCTCATGGTGGCTATGGTGGCGGTATTGGCGGccatggtggtggaggcagctACCTGGTGGTCGGCGGCGGGGGTGGCGGTGGACATGGTCCCAGTGCCGCTGATGTTGCCAACCAAGCTGCCGCTCAAGCCACCGCAGCCGCCGCAGGTCTAGGAGGTGCAGCCCACGCCGCAGCTTCAGGAGCAGCATCGAGTGCCGCAGCTGCAGCCAGTGCTGCTGCACAGACGGCTCAGGCAGCGGCAGCCAGCAAGCAGGCTCAGGCAGCACAAATTACGCAGGCGGCACAGGGAGCGCAGGCCGCAGCCTTCGCCGAGGGCTCTCTGGCCTCTAAAGCCAACATCGCTTATCAGGCGGCCAAGGTAACAGCTTCCATGGCCCACAGTCTGGCCGCCAACATCGCTCAGATCCTCTCCGAGGCCAGGGCTCTGGCCAACCAGGCAGCTAACAGCCTGGCCGAGCAGCAGAACTTCCTGGCTGCCCAGAGGACCATGGCCTGGCAGGCTCAGCAGGCGGCCAACTCCCTGAACCAACAGCAATACGTAGCACTCAACGACCTGGAGGATGCGTCAGGCGCGGCCGCGCAGGCTCAGGCCGCCGCTACCAAGGCCATCAGCAGGGCCAAGGGCAACTCTGGCCACGGGTACGGACGCTAG
- the LOC139766807 gene encoding uncharacterized protein, whose product MLLNKCLIVALCLGSALASDSEEQAREKRGFAGGYGGGYGGGGVSGHGGSYLVVGGHGHGSYGPSAADIAHQAAAQATAAFAGLGGSAHAAAAGAASGAAAAAAAAAQTAQAAAANRHAQAAQITQAAQGAQAAAFQEASLAGKAHKAEQAAKVAHSMALALVSNLGQVSGETDALAGQATNSLAAQEGVLNSQNSMAWQAQQAANSLRTQQSVAINDLHSAAGAASQAQIAAAKALAKAKGANSGGFGGYGAGHGYGFNGKFH is encoded by the exons ATGCTTCTTAACAAGTGTCTCATCGTAGCCCTCTGTCTGG GATCGGCTCTTGCTAGCGACAGTGAAGAACAGGCAAGG GAGAAGCGTGGATTCGCTGGCGGGTATGGCGGCGGCTACGGAGGCGGCGGTGTTAGCGGTCACGGCGGGAGCTacctggtggtgggtggccatggtcatggtagttacgGCCCCAGCGCCGCCGACATCGCTCATCAGGCTGCAGCTCAAGCTACTGCTGCTTTCGCTGGTCTAGGAGGTTCAGCTCAtgctgcagcagcaggagccgcCTCAGGAGCcgcagctgctgcagctgctgccgcACAGACAGCGCAGGCTGCCGCAGCTAACAGGCATGCACAGGCCGCACAGATTACACAAGCAGCACAAGGAGCTCAGGCTGCAGCCTTCCAGGAAGCCTCACTAGCTGGCAAGGCCCACAAGGCCGAACAGGCAGCTAAGGTGGCCCACTCCATGGCTCTTGCTTTGGTTTCTAACTTAGGCCAAGTCTCTGGTGAGACTGACGCTCTGGCAGGTCAGGCTACTAACAGTCTGGCTGCTCAGGAAGGTGTCCTAAACTCCCAGAATTCCATGGCGTGGCAAGCCCAACAAGCAGCTAATTCTCTGCGCACACAGCAAAGCGTTGCCATCAACGACCTGCATTCCGCCGCAGGAGCGGCCTCCCAGGCTCAGATCGCGGCTGCCAAAGCCCTGGCTAAGGCAAAAGGGGCAAATAGCGGGGGGTTTGGGGGCTATGGAGCAGGACATGGGTATGGATTTAATGGGAAGTTTcactga
- the LOC139766808 gene encoding uncharacterized protein: MRATLSLLALCLAFGMAVSSSDKEIEETPREKRGFNRPFTGGHGGVGYGGGGYLIVGGGGGGGHGASSADIANQAAAQASAAAAGLQGASGAAAGAAANQAAAVAAAAAQTAKAAAAQKQSQAAQITQAAQGAQAAAFAESSLSGQAFAAEQAAENAYNLALKVANDLAAARQEARAVVAQAFQALQASRAVRAVQASMAAQAQQAANSLQQQQVVVISDLRSAQGAAAQAQGAAAKALAKAKGTGGGYGGGYGHGYH; the protein is encoded by the exons ATGCgcgcaaccctctctcttctcgccCTCTGCCTCGCTTTCG GCATGGCCGTCAGCTCCTCTGATAAGGAAATTGAGGAAACTCCCAGG GAAAAACGAGGATTTAATCGACCCTTCACTGGCGGCCATGGTGGCGTCggctacggtggtggcggctaccTGAtcgttggtggcggtggtggtggcggccacgGAGCCAGCTCTGCAGATATCGCCAATCAAGCTGCAGCTCAGGCTAGTGCTGCTGCCGCAGGTCTTCAGGGAGCTTCAGGTGCAGCTGCGGGAGCCGCAGCTAACCAGGCAGCTGCAGTTGCAGCAGCTGCAGCGCAGACAGCGAAGGCCGCAGCCGCCCAGAAGCAGTCCCAGGCCGCACAGATCACACAGGCTGCCCAGGGAGCGCAGGCCGCAGCCTTCGCAGAGTCTTCACTCTCTGGACAAGCCTTCGCCGCCGAGCAGGCGGCAGAGAACGCGTACAACTTGGCCTTAAAGGTAGCCAACGACTTGGCCGCCGCCCGGCAGGAGGCTAGGGCAGTTGTCGCTCAAGCTTTCCAAGCCCTGCAGGCTTCCAGAGCAGTACGGGCTGTGCAGGCAAGCATGGCCGCGCAGGCTCAACAGGCCGCCAACTCCCTCCAACAGCAGCAGGTTGTTGTTATCAGTGACCTGCGCTCGGCACAGGGAGCAGCAGCACAAGCCCAGGGAGCAGCGGCCAAGGCTCTGGCTAAGGCCAAGGGCACCGGCGGGGGCTACGGCGGCGGATACGGCCATGGCTACCACTGA